A stretch of the Bartonella henselae str. Houston-1 genome encodes the following:
- the gyrA gene encoding DNA gyrase subunit A, producing the protein MTDLNPHPERDVMAGIEPVSIIDEMQRSYLDYAMSVIVSRALPDVRDGLKPVHRRILHAMNEMGLSFNKPYRKSAGVVGEVMGKFHPHGDASIYDALVRMAQDFSLRNPLIDGQGNFGSVDGDPPAAMRYTECRLEKVSEELLADIDKDTVDFQDNYDGREREPVVLPARFPNLLVNGSGGIAVGMATNIPPHNLGEVLDACIALIDNPDITLDKIIEIIPGPDFPTGGIILGHSGVRSAYETGRGSIIMRAKVDIEETRNGRQAIIVSEIPYQVNKATMIEKMAELVRDKRIEGISDLRDESDRDGYRVVIELKRDVIADVVLNQLYRYTPLQTSFGCNMVALNGGKPEQMTLLDMLRAFVSFREEVVSRRTKYLLRKARERAHVLVGLALAVANIDEIIALIRKAPDPQTARIKLMERRWPAADVAPLIKLIDDPRHIIHADNTYNLSEEQARAILELRLQRLTALGRDEIADELNKIGVDITDYLHILASRSRIMSIIKDELNVLREAFATPRRTVFGFGSAEMDCEDLIAPEDMVVTVSHSGYIKRVPLSTYRAQRRGGKGRSGMSTKDEDFVTRLFVVNTHTPVLFFSTRGIVYKEKVWRLPLGTPQSRGRALINMLPLQQGERITTIMPLPEDEARWSALDVMFATTRGTVRRNKLSDFVQINRNGKIAMKLDEEDEILSVETCTERHDVVLTTAKGQCIRFPVVEVRVFAGRNSVGVRGINLANDDKVISMTILEHVEATSVERSAYIKRVINERRAAGSDAEDLVTLDEEDEAVDTELTEGRYLELHAREQMLLTVSEFGYGKRSSSYEFRISGRGGKGIRATDPSKTAEIGKLVAAFPVKAQDQIMLVSDGGQLIRVPVEGIRIAGRSTKGVTIFNTAEGEKVVSVERISESEDDDNQLDDETEKCSEAVDDSEMIDLSEGK; encoded by the coding sequence GTGACAGATCTAAACCCGCATCCAGAACGCGATGTAATGGCCGGTATTGAACCAGTTAGTATTATTGATGAAATGCAACGCTCCTATCTCGATTATGCGATGAGCGTGATTGTTTCGCGCGCTCTTCCTGATGTCCGTGATGGTCTTAAGCCTGTTCATCGGCGTATTCTTCATGCTATGAATGAGATGGGGCTTTCTTTCAATAAGCCTTATCGTAAGTCTGCAGGTGTTGTTGGTGAAGTTATGGGGAAATTTCATCCTCATGGAGATGCTTCGATTTACGATGCTTTGGTGCGTATGGCACAGGATTTTTCTTTACGGAATCCATTGATTGATGGTCAAGGAAATTTTGGTTCTGTTGATGGTGATCCCCCTGCGGCGATGCGCTATACGGAATGTCGTTTAGAAAAAGTTTCCGAAGAGCTTCTCGCTGATATTGATAAAGATACTGTTGATTTTCAGGATAATTATGATGGACGTGAGCGTGAACCGGTAGTCTTACCAGCACGTTTCCCTAATCTTTTGGTCAATGGATCAGGGGGTATTGCCGTGGGAATGGCAACCAATATTCCTCCCCATAATCTTGGTGAGGTCCTTGATGCTTGTATCGCCTTGATTGATAATCCCGATATAACGCTTGATAAAATCATTGAAATCATTCCTGGTCCTGATTTTCCCACGGGTGGTATTATTCTTGGTCATTCCGGTGTTCGTTCTGCTTATGAAACGGGACGTGGTTCAATTATTATGCGTGCTAAGGTTGATATTGAAGAAACTCGCAATGGTCGGCAGGCAATCATTGTAAGCGAAATCCCTTATCAAGTTAATAAAGCAACAATGATTGAGAAAATGGCCGAATTGGTGCGTGATAAACGTATCGAAGGAATTTCTGATTTGCGTGATGAGTCTGATCGTGATGGATATCGCGTCGTTATTGAGCTTAAGAGAGATGTTATCGCGGATGTTGTTTTGAATCAATTGTATCGTTATACGCCGCTGCAAACTTCCTTTGGTTGTAATATGGTGGCGTTGAACGGTGGAAAACCTGAACAGATGACGTTGCTTGATATGCTGCGTGCATTTGTTTCTTTTCGGGAAGAAGTTGTTAGTCGAAGAACAAAATATCTTTTACGTAAAGCACGCGAGCGTGCGCATGTTTTGGTCGGTCTTGCACTTGCTGTTGCCAATATTGATGAAATTATAGCGCTCATTCGCAAGGCACCTGATCCACAGACAGCCCGTATAAAGTTAATGGAGAGGCGCTGGCCGGCTGCTGATGTGGCACCTTTGATTAAACTTATTGATGATCCTCGTCATATTATCCATGCCGATAATACTTACAATTTATCTGAAGAACAGGCGCGTGCTATTTTAGAATTGCGTTTGCAAAGATTAACAGCGCTTGGACGTGATGAAATTGCTGATGAATTGAATAAAATTGGAGTGGATATTACCGATTATCTTCATATTTTGGCATCCCGTTCACGTATTATGAGCATTATTAAAGATGAACTTAATGTTCTTCGTGAGGCTTTTGCAACCCCTCGGCGTACCGTATTTGGTTTTGGTAGCGCTGAGATGGATTGTGAAGATCTGATTGCACCAGAAGATATGGTGGTCACGGTGAGTCATAGTGGATATATTAAGCGGGTACCTCTTAGTACATACCGTGCGCAACGGCGCGGTGGTAAGGGGCGTTCTGGTATGTCTACCAAGGATGAGGATTTTGTAACGCGTTTATTTGTGGTTAATACCCATACACCGGTTCTTTTCTTTTCAACGCGTGGAATCGTTTATAAAGAAAAAGTTTGGCGTTTGCCACTTGGTACGCCGCAATCGCGTGGACGAGCTCTGATCAATATGCTTCCCTTACAGCAAGGTGAGCGCATAACGACGATTATGCCCTTGCCAGAAGATGAAGCCCGTTGGAGTGCATTGGATGTGATGTTCGCAACTACGCGTGGAACTGTGCGTCGTAATAAATTATCGGATTTCGTTCAGATTAATCGCAATGGCAAAATTGCCATGAAACTTGATGAAGAAGATGAAATTCTCTCTGTCGAAACTTGTACAGAACGTCATGATGTCGTTCTAACAACTGCTAAGGGACAATGTATTCGTTTCCCGGTCGTTGAGGTTCGTGTTTTTGCAGGCCGGAATTCGGTGGGAGTCCGTGGTATCAATTTGGCTAACGATGATAAAGTCATTTCAATGACAATCTTAGAACATGTTGAAGCAACGTCTGTTGAGCGTTCTGCCTATATTAAACGTGTGATTAATGAACGGCGTGCTGCTGGTTCTGATGCTGAGGATCTTGTAACTCTTGATGAGGAAGATGAGGCAGTCGACACAGAGTTGACAGAGGGTCGCTATTTAGAACTTCATGCGCGTGAACAGATGCTTTTAACGGTAAGTGAATTTGGTTATGGAAAACGATCTTCCTCATATGAATTTCGGATTTCAGGACGTGGTGGGAAAGGGATTCGTGCCACAGATCCATCTAAGACAGCTGAAATTGGTAAATTAGTAGCGGCTTTTCCGGTGAAGGCCCAAGATCAAATTATGTTGGTCTCAGATGGTGGACAGCTTATTCGCGTTCCTGTGGAGGGTATTCGTATAGCTGGTCGTTCAACTAAGGGGGTGACAATTTTCAATACAGCTGAAGGTGAAAAAGTTGTATCAGTTGAGCGTATTTCTGAATCCGAAGATGATGATAACCAATTAGATGATGAAACTGAAAAATGTTCCGAGGCGGTTGATGATTCTGAGATGATTGATTTGAGCGAAGGAAAATAA
- the ssb gene encoding single-stranded DNA-binding protein: MAGSLNKVILIGNLGADPEIRRLNSGDQVANLRIATSESWRDRNTNERKERTEWHNIVIFNENLVKVVEQYLKKGSKIYIEGQLQTRKWQDQNGNDRYTTEIVLQKYRGELQMLDGRAAAGGEQMQGANQSSGAYSSVGFGDNSANQRDVFGSNNSQLGESFSHKLDDDVPF; the protein is encoded by the coding sequence ATGGCTGGTAGCCTTAATAAAGTTATTTTGATTGGTAATCTTGGCGCTGATCCTGAAATTCGCCGTTTGAATTCTGGTGATCAAGTGGCAAATTTGCGTATTGCGACTTCAGAGAGTTGGCGTGATCGTAATACAAATGAGCGTAAAGAGCGCACAGAATGGCATAATATCGTTATTTTTAACGAAAATCTTGTTAAAGTTGTAGAGCAATATTTAAAAAAAGGTAGTAAGATCTACATTGAAGGTCAGTTGCAGACGCGTAAATGGCAAGATCAAAATGGTAATGATCGTTATACAACAGAGATTGTTTTGCAAAAATACCGCGGTGAGTTACAAATGCTTGATGGGCGCGCTGCAGCGGGGGGAGAACAAATGCAAGGAGCAAATCAGTCAAGCGGTGCTTATAGCAGTGTTGGTTTTGGCGATAATAGCGCAAATCAGAGAGATGTTTTTGGTTCCAACAACAGTCAATTAGGAGAAAGCTTTTCACACAAATTAGATGATGACGTACCTTTTTAA
- the uvrA gene encoding excinuclease ABC subunit UvrA: MAYQKYISIRGAREHNLKNIDIDLPRNKLIVITGLSGSGKSSLAFDTIYAEGQRRYVESLSAYARQFLEMMQKPDVDRIDGLSPAISIEQKTTSRNPRSTVGTVTEIHDYMRLLFARIGIPHSPATGLPIESQTVSQMVDQIMALPEDTRIFIMAPLVRGRKGEYKKELTELLKKGFQRAKVDGIFYEIPDIPSLDKKYKHDIDVVVDRIVVRGDIAARLADSIETCLQLADGIAVVEMADQPLAQKATAKESAHKSKNETHKRLIFSEKFSCPISGFSIPEIEPRLFSFNNPFGACPSCDGLGTKKAIDPKKIVPNEDLTLEAGAIAPWSKSASSSQSQILEALGKIYGFKLTDKWNTLSNEAQQAILYGIKRKEIPFDNKSDPSAYKTIQYYEGIIPNMERRWKETDSAWSREEIEHYMSSSLCPACHGYRLKPEALAVKINGKHIGQISELSILKADDWFANIHQYLTEKQWNIAVRILKEIRERLAFLNHVGLEYLSLSRNSGTLSGGESQRIRLASQIGSGLTGVLYILDEPSIGLHQRDNERLLKMLHHLRDLGNTVIVVEHDEDAIRIADHVVDMGPAAGVHGGEVIAQGTPQEIIESPSSLTGQYLSGKMAVTVPVQRRKISKSKILKIIGAKGNNLKNISATIPLGTFTCITGVSGGGKSTFLIETLFKAASHHIMGTHQSPAIYDKIEGLEFLDKVIDINQSPIGRTPRSNPATYTGAFTPIREWFAELPESKARGYQAGRFSFNVKGGRCEACQGDGVIKIEMHFLPDIYVTCDICQGKRYNRETLEIKFKGKSIADILDMTIEKAEDFFQAVPNIHNKMKTLMKVGLGYIKVGQQATTLSGGEAQRVKLAKELSRKTTGRTLYILDEPTTGLHFHDISKLLEVLHELVEQGNTVAVIEHNLEVIKTADWIIDLGPEGGDRGGEIVAIGRPEDIINVSASYTGKFLKEILLRQPFINPNS, translated from the coding sequence ATGGCTTATCAAAAATACATCTCCATTCGCGGTGCACGTGAACATAACCTTAAAAATATTGATATAGACCTCCCTCGTAATAAACTGATTGTCATAACGGGACTTTCTGGATCAGGTAAATCGTCTTTAGCTTTTGATACAATTTACGCTGAAGGTCAACGCCGCTATGTTGAAAGCCTTTCTGCTTATGCACGCCAATTTCTGGAAATGATGCAAAAACCAGATGTTGACCGCATAGATGGTCTTTCTCCCGCCATCTCCATTGAACAAAAAACAACTAGCCGCAACCCTCGCTCAACGGTAGGAACCGTCACTGAAATCCACGACTATATGCGCCTTCTCTTTGCCCGTATCGGTATCCCTCATTCTCCCGCCACGGGACTTCCTATTGAAAGCCAAACTGTAAGCCAAATGGTTGATCAAATTATGGCCTTACCAGAAGATACGCGGATTTTTATTATGGCCCCTCTCGTTCGAGGGAGAAAGGGAGAATATAAAAAAGAGTTAACGGAACTTTTAAAAAAAGGGTTTCAGCGTGCTAAAGTTGATGGAATTTTCTATGAAATTCCTGATATTCCTTCTCTTGATAAAAAATATAAACATGACATAGATGTTGTGGTCGACCGCATTGTTGTGCGAGGTGACATTGCTGCTCGCTTAGCTGATAGTATAGAAACCTGTTTACAGCTAGCAGATGGGATTGCAGTTGTTGAGATGGCAGATCAACCTTTAGCACAAAAAGCAACCGCAAAGGAATCTGCTCATAAATCAAAAAATGAAACGCACAAACGGCTTATTTTCTCAGAAAAGTTTTCCTGTCCAATCTCTGGATTTTCTATCCCTGAAATTGAACCACGGCTTTTTTCATTTAATAACCCTTTTGGGGCTTGTCCTAGTTGCGACGGACTTGGCACAAAAAAGGCAATTGACCCTAAAAAAATAGTACCAAATGAAGATCTCACCTTAGAAGCTGGAGCAATTGCTCCTTGGTCGAAATCAGCCTCATCCTCTCAGAGCCAAATCTTAGAGGCACTAGGTAAAATTTATGGATTCAAACTCACGGATAAATGGAACACACTCTCAAATGAAGCGCAACAAGCTATTCTCTATGGCATAAAAAGAAAGGAAATCCCCTTTGATAACAAAAGTGATCCAAGCGCATACAAAACGATCCAATATTATGAAGGTATCATTCCCAATATGGAACGACGATGGAAAGAAACCGATTCTGCTTGGTCACGTGAAGAAATTGAACATTATATGTCCTCTTCGCTTTGTCCAGCCTGTCATGGTTATCGTTTAAAACCAGAAGCACTTGCTGTCAAAATCAACGGAAAACATATTGGACAAATATCAGAACTTTCAATTTTAAAAGCAGATGATTGGTTTGCCAATATTCATCAATATCTCACTGAAAAACAATGGAATATCGCAGTCCGCATTTTAAAAGAAATTCGTGAACGCCTAGCTTTTTTAAATCATGTAGGACTTGAATATCTTAGCTTATCTCGCAATTCAGGCACACTTTCAGGTGGAGAAAGTCAACGGATTCGTTTAGCATCCCAGATTGGCTCTGGTCTTACAGGTGTCCTTTATATTTTAGATGAACCCTCTATCGGTTTACACCAACGCGATAATGAACGCCTTTTGAAGATGCTGCACCATCTACGTGATCTGGGCAACACAGTTATCGTTGTTGAACATGATGAGGATGCCATTCGCATAGCAGATCATGTAGTTGATATGGGGCCAGCAGCAGGTGTTCATGGTGGAGAAGTTATAGCGCAAGGGACACCGCAAGAAATTATAGAAAGTCCTTCTTCTCTCACAGGCCAATATCTTTCAGGAAAAATGGCAGTTACCGTACCTGTTCAACGACGCAAAATATCAAAATCAAAAATATTGAAAATAATTGGGGCCAAGGGCAATAACCTCAAAAACATCAGTGCGACCATCCCTCTTGGAACCTTCACGTGCATAACTGGTGTTTCAGGTGGAGGAAAATCAACATTCCTCATTGAAACTCTTTTCAAAGCTGCCTCACATCATATCATGGGCACACATCAAAGTCCCGCAATCTATGATAAAATTGAGGGATTAGAATTTCTTGATAAGGTTATTGATATCAACCAATCACCTATTGGACGGACTCCGCGTTCTAATCCAGCGACCTATACAGGTGCCTTTACCCCAATCCGTGAGTGGTTTGCAGAACTTCCAGAATCAAAAGCCCGTGGTTATCAAGCCGGGCGTTTTTCATTTAATGTGAAGGGAGGACGCTGCGAAGCATGTCAGGGAGATGGAGTGATCAAAATTGAAATGCACTTTTTGCCTGATATCTACGTTACCTGCGATATATGCCAAGGAAAACGCTATAATCGAGAAACCCTAGAGATAAAATTTAAAGGAAAATCGATCGCCGATATTTTGGACATGACAATCGAAAAAGCAGAAGATTTTTTTCAAGCTGTTCCTAATATTCATAACAAAATGAAGACCCTCATGAAAGTCGGCCTTGGCTATATTAAAGTAGGACAACAAGCCACAACACTTTCTGGTGGTGAAGCTCAACGTGTAAAACTTGCCAAAGAACTTTCACGCAAAACAACAGGTCGTACACTCTACATTTTGGACGAACCAACAACGGGATTGCATTTTCACGATATTTCTAAACTTCTTGAAGTCCTACATGAACTTGTCGAGCAGGGGAATACAGTTGCCGTCATTGAACATAATCTTGAAGTTATAAAAACAGCTGACTGGATTATTGATCTAGGACCAGAAGGTGGAGATCGCGGTGGTGAAATCGTTGCGATTGGACGACCTGAAGATATTATTAACGTTTCTGCTTCCTACACTGGAAAATTTCTGAAAGAAATTTTGCTGCGTCAACCTTTTATAAATCCGAATTCTTAA
- a CDS encoding P-II family nitrogen regulator, with the protein MKKIEAIIKPFKLDEVKEALQKIGLHSITVTEAKGFGCQKGHTELYRGAKYVIDFLPKVKIEIVIADEKLEQAIDTIRKAAQTKHIGDGKIFVSSIDHAIRIGTGKSGIDAL; encoded by the coding sequence ATGAAAAAGATTGAAGCCATCATAAAACCTTTCAAACTTGATGAAGTGAAAGAAGCGCTTCAAAAAATTGGATTACATAGTATTACAGTAACAGAAGCAAAGGGGTTTGGTTGTCAAAAAGGGCATACAGAACTTTATCGTGGTGCTAAATATGTTATTGATTTTCTACCTAAAGTAAAAATTGAAATTGTTATTGCCGATGAAAAACTAGAACAAGCCATTGACACAATACGTAAAGCAGCGCAAACAAAGCATATTGGAGATGGAAAAATATTTGTTTCTTCCATTGATCATGCCATTCGTATCGGCACAGGTAAATCCGGAATCGATGCGCTTTAA
- the glnA gene encoding type I glutamate--ammonia ligase codes for MTTASDILKQIADNDIRFVDLRFTDPRGKLHHITIDIAEISEDTFNDGVMFDGSSISGWKTIHESDMVLMPDPETAHIDPFFAQSTLVIFCDVLDPVSGEFYRRDPRSIAKRAEVYMKSLGIGDTINVGPEAEFFIFDDVRYKVAPYNTGFKLDSSELPSNDDTEYETGNLGHRPRMKGGYLPVPPIDPCQDMRSEMLTVLKDMGIRVEKHHHEVAAGQHELGIRFDTLVREADKMQIFKYVVHQIANSYGKTATFMPKPVFGDNGSGMHVHMSIWKDGKPIFAGNEYAGLSETCLFFIGGIIKHAKAINAFTNPSTNSYKRLVPGYEAPVLLAYSVRNRSASCRIPMTPSPNSKRVEVRFPDPTANPYLAFAALLMAGLDGIKNKIHPGHAMDKDLYDLPLKELKDIPTVSGSLREALEALDKDRSFLKAGDVFDDDQINSFIQVKMQEVLRYETTPHPIEFDMYYSV; via the coding sequence ATGACAACTGCATCAGACATTCTTAAACAAATTGCAGATAATGACATCCGTTTTGTTGATTTACGCTTTACCGATCCACGAGGAAAATTGCATCACATCACTATAGATATTGCAGAAATCAGTGAGGATACATTTAACGATGGTGTTATGTTTGACGGCTCTTCAATTTCCGGATGGAAAACAATTCATGAATCCGACATGGTTTTGATGCCAGATCCAGAAACAGCTCATATTGATCCTTTTTTTGCCCAATCAACTTTGGTCATATTTTGTGATGTGCTCGATCCTGTTTCTGGAGAGTTTTATCGGAGAGATCCTCGTTCTATTGCCAAAAGAGCTGAAGTTTATATGAAATCTTTAGGAATTGGAGATACAATTAATGTAGGTCCAGAAGCAGAATTTTTTATCTTTGATGATGTGCGCTATAAAGTTGCCCCTTACAACACAGGATTTAAACTCGATTCAAGTGAACTTCCATCAAATGATGATACAGAATATGAAACAGGCAATCTCGGTCATCGCCCCAGAATGAAAGGAGGGTATCTTCCAGTTCCCCCCATTGATCCCTGCCAAGATATGCGTTCTGAAATGCTTACAGTACTCAAAGATATGGGTATCCGCGTTGAGAAGCATCATCACGAAGTTGCAGCAGGTCAACATGAATTGGGTATTCGTTTTGATACTCTTGTTCGGGAAGCTGATAAGATGCAAATTTTTAAATATGTTGTGCATCAAATAGCAAATAGCTACGGAAAAACAGCAACTTTTATGCCAAAACCAGTTTTTGGTGATAACGGCTCAGGTATGCATGTTCACATGTCCATTTGGAAAGATGGTAAACCTATCTTTGCCGGAAATGAATATGCCGGATTGTCAGAAACCTGCTTATTCTTTATCGGTGGTATCATTAAGCATGCAAAAGCAATCAACGCCTTTACCAATCCATCTACAAACTCCTACAAGCGTTTGGTTCCTGGTTATGAAGCTCCCGTTCTTCTTGCTTATTCTGTACGTAATCGTTCTGCATCTTGCCGTATTCCAATGACTCCTTCGCCAAATTCAAAACGCGTAGAAGTTCGTTTTCCTGATCCAACAGCAAATCCATATTTGGCATTTGCAGCACTCTTAATGGCTGGTCTTGATGGCATCAAAAACAAGATTCATCCTGGACACGCTATGGATAAAGACCTTTACGATCTTCCCCTAAAAGAGCTCAAAGACATTCCTACGGTTTCAGGAAGTTTGCGTGAAGCACTTGAAGCACTTGATAAAGACCGTAGCTTTCTTAAAGCTGGTGACGTTTTTGATGATGATCAGATTAATTCTTTCATTCAAGTAAAAATGCAAGAAGTTTTACGTTACGAAACAACTCCACATCCCATCGAATTCGATATGTACTATTCTGTTTAA
- a CDS encoding ATP12 family chaperone protein has protein sequence MREILNHFDRPLNKKNSFQKIQNLSCQTHTKRFYREVKISCEEGGFSVLLDGCPVKTPAKRHFCLPTEVFAAFVAEEFENQKQVIDPAKMPMTRLVNTVIDGIADNMQAVFEDLLRFVACDMIFYRAQTPKELVQRQCEQWDPLLDWAEEKLGARFHVTEGLMHIEQSRESIQAVSNYLRKVESPYMLAALHTITTLTGSALIALAFSEGKIDSEHAWKIAHLDENWMMEQWGIDEETLARSSHKKSEFDAAGTIITTCL, from the coding sequence ATGCGTGAAATTTTGAATCATTTTGATAGGCCATTGAATAAAAAAAATTCTTTTCAGAAGATTCAAAATCTTTCATGCCAGACGCATACTAAACGATTTTATAGGGAAGTAAAAATTTCATGTGAAGAGGGGGGATTTTCTGTATTATTGGATGGATGTCCTGTTAAAACACCGGCAAAGCGCCATTTTTGTCTGCCAACAGAAGTGTTTGCTGCATTTGTGGCGGAGGAATTTGAAAACCAAAAGCAAGTTATTGATCCAGCAAAAATGCCAATGACGCGTCTTGTGAATACCGTTATTGACGGTATAGCTGATAATATGCAGGCTGTATTTGAAGATTTATTGCGTTTTGTTGCATGTGATATGATTTTTTATCGCGCACAAACACCAAAAGAGTTGGTACAGCGACAATGTGAACAATGGGATCCTTTATTGGATTGGGCAGAAGAAAAACTTGGTGCCCGTTTTCATGTAACAGAAGGGCTTATGCATATTGAACAATCACGCGAATCTATTCAAGCAGTAAGCAATTATTTACGTAAAGTTGAGTCTCCTTATATGCTTGCTGCACTGCATACGATAACTACTTTAACGGGATCAGCTCTCATTGCTCTTGCTTTTTCTGAGGGAAAAATCGATTCAGAGCATGCTTGGAAGATTGCGCATTTGGATGAAAATTGGATGATGGAACAATGGGGAATCGATGAAGAAACGCTAGCGCGATCTTCTCATAAGAAAAGTGAATTTGACGCAGCAGGAACAATCATTACAACTTGTTTATAG
- a CDS encoding RluA family pseudouridine synthase encodes MAGVEIKKVEVDESGMRLDRWFKAHYPGLGFGHLQKLLRSGQIRIDGRRVKADTRLLMGQVVRIPPLPVNDMGSLPVTDKTLRGQDDEVILKKMLLYEDPKIFVFNKPAGLAVQGGSGLTRHVDSMLRVWRNKKGEKPRLVHRLDRETSGVLIVARSRGAAQALTTAFRTRETKKTYWALVRGVPKKKQDKISTWMVKDISTQVDKMRVCEHGEPDSYHAVSYYRVVDTRGRALSWLEMEPYTGRTHQLRVHAAHMDHPIIGDAKYFFSDSNWTLPGGIQNRLHLHARRIRIPHPSGGILDIVAPLPPHMVQSFNLLAFDEHEGETE; translated from the coding sequence ATGGCAGGTGTAGAAATAAAAAAGGTTGAGGTAGATGAAAGCGGAATGCGCTTAGATCGTTGGTTTAAAGCGCATTATCCAGGACTTGGATTTGGGCATTTGCAGAAATTGTTGCGTTCTGGCCAGATACGAATTGATGGTCGGCGTGTTAAGGCTGATACGCGTCTTCTTATGGGGCAAGTTGTGCGCATACCGCCTTTACCTGTTAATGACATGGGAAGCCTTCCTGTAACGGATAAAACACTTCGGGGACAGGATGATGAAGTCATTTTGAAAAAAATGCTGCTTTATGAAGATCCAAAGATTTTTGTTTTTAACAAGCCAGCTGGTTTAGCTGTACAGGGTGGCTCTGGTTTAACGCGTCATGTGGATAGTATGCTTAGGGTATGGCGTAATAAAAAAGGCGAAAAACCGCGTTTGGTTCATCGTCTTGATCGTGAGACATCAGGTGTCCTGATTGTTGCACGGTCAAGAGGGGCTGCACAGGCTTTAACGACGGCTTTTAGAACACGCGAAACGAAAAAGACTTATTGGGCATTAGTTCGGGGAGTGCCTAAAAAAAAGCAAGATAAAATTTCAACATGGATGGTTAAGGATATCAGTACACAAGTTGATAAAATGCGGGTTTGTGAACATGGGGAGCCGGATTCTTACCATGCAGTTTCTTACTATCGCGTTGTAGATACGCGAGGGAGAGCTCTTTCGTGGCTTGAAATGGAACCTTATACTGGGAGAACACATCAGTTACGTGTACACGCTGCCCATATGGATCACCCTATTATCGGTGATGCAAAATATTTTTTTTCTGATAGTAATTGGACGTTACCGGGGGGAATTCAAAATCGCCTTCATCTTCATGCACGCCGGATTCGTATTCCTCATCCTTCAGGGGGGATATTGGATATCGTTGCACCTTTACCGCCTCATATGGTACAAAGCTTTAATCTTTTGGCTTTTGATGAGCATGAGGGTGAGACAGAATAG